One region of Spiroplasma culicicola AES-1 genomic DNA includes:
- the secY gene encoding preprotein translocase subunit SecY, protein MAAIKTKKANKAHSKTKDKNEFAKGGNFFIRNKDLVKRIVFTLIVLILIRAGSLLTVPGIQLNPEFKNQVSDQEFFQLLATLGGGTIGQFSILALGVSPYITASIIVQLLSTDVIPVLTRWSKSGERGRRKLDRLTKVLTIPFALMQSIATIFTLTSGGLITAKWGSSAEGTGPAWFYYILIPTVMLAGTFLMLWIADQITIKGIGNGVSIIIFTGIVSSMPENFVNTFKFWIKEGDDPTILFDGILKFLIYIVAFILVIFVVVLMNEAERKVPIQQTGSGLVDTKEHTPYLPLKLNNAGVIPVIFASAIISTPITIAQIVGESSGFYAFTQNYLSFGTWWGISIYGVMTLLFTFLYAQVQINPEKIAENFKKSGTFIPGIKPGKETEKFLQGTINRLSVIGSVFLAGIAVLPYVISKLTSLPSSLAIGGTGLIILISVAIQTVQQIKGRLIQQSFIDKKQEKFSNEVDTNSHIW, encoded by the coding sequence GTGGCTGCTATTAAAACTAAAAAAGCAAATAAAGCCCATTCTAAAACTAAAGATAAAAACGAATTCGCTAAAGGTGGAAATTTCTTTATTAGAAATAAAGACCTTGTAAAACGAATCGTTTTTACATTAATAGTACTTATTCTAATTAGAGCAGGTAGTTTATTAACAGTTCCAGGAATTCAATTGAATCCAGAATTCAAAAATCAAGTAAGTGATCAAGAATTTTTCCAATTATTGGCTACTCTTGGAGGGGGAACAATTGGACAATTTTCAATTTTAGCATTAGGAGTTTCTCCTTATATTACAGCTTCAATTATTGTTCAATTGCTTTCAACTGATGTTATTCCTGTTTTAACAAGATGAAGTAAATCTGGAGAACGAGGAAGAAGAAAACTTGATCGTTTGACAAAAGTATTAACTATTCCATTTGCTTTAATGCAATCAATTGCAACAATCTTTACTTTAACTAGTGGGGGATTAATTACTGCAAAATGAGGAAGCAGTGCTGAAGGAACTGGACCTGCATGGTTCTATTACATCTTAATTCCAACAGTTATGTTGGCAGGAACTTTCTTAATGTTGTGAATTGCTGATCAAATCACAATTAAAGGAATTGGAAATGGTGTTTCAATTATTATTTTCACTGGAATTGTTTCTTCAATGCCAGAAAACTTTGTCAATACATTTAAATTCTGAATTAAAGAGGGAGATGACCCAACAATTTTATTTGATGGAATCTTAAAATTCTTAATATATATTGTTGCCTTTATCCTTGTTATCTTTGTAGTTGTCTTAATGAATGAGGCCGAACGAAAAGTGCCAATTCAACAAACCGGTTCAGGACTGGTTGATACCAAAGAACACACCCCATACTTACCATTGAAATTAAATAATGCTGGAGTTATTCCTGTTATCTTTGCCTCAGCTATAATTTCAACACCAATTACAATTGCACAAATTGTTGGTGAAAGTTCTGGATTCTATGCATTTACACAAAATTATCTATCATTTGGAACTTGATGAGGAATATCAATTTATGGAGTTATGACATTATTGTTTACATTCCTATATGCACAAGTTCAAATTAACCCAGAAAAAATTGCCGAAAACTTTAAAAAATCAGGGACATTTATTCCTGGAATTAAACCAGGAAAAGAAACTGAAAAGTTCTTACAAGGAACAATTAATAGACTAAGTGTTATTGGTTCAGTCTTTTTAGCTGGAATTGCTGTTTTACCTTATGTAATCAGTAAATTAACAAGTCTACCAAGTTCATTGGCAATTGGGGGAACTGGATTAATCATTTTAATTTCTGTTGCAATTCAAACTGTTCAACAAATTAAAGGAAGATTAATTCAACAATCATTTATTGATAAAAAACAAGAGAAATTCTCAAATGAAGTGGACACAAATTCACACATTTGATAA
- the rplQ gene encoding 50S ribosomal protein L17: protein MSYIQKRGKNTAWRVALMRNLTTELIISEKLEITETRAKELRKHFDNMITLAKRGDLHARRQAAAWLRHINASEKETALQKLFSDLAKRFKTRNGGYTRILKLDNRRGDNAPMCIIELV from the coding sequence ATGTCATACATTCAAAAAAGAGGAAAAAACACAGCTTGAAGAGTCGCTTTAATGAGAAACTTAACTACTGAACTAATCATTTCAGAAAAATTAGAAATTACTGAAACACGTGCAAAAGAGTTAAGAAAGCACTTTGATAATATGATTACACTTGCAAAACGTGGAGATTTACATGCTAGACGTCAAGCGGCTGCATGATTAAGACACATAAATGCATCAGAAAAAGAAACTGCATTACAAAAATTGTTTTCAGATTTAGCAAAAAGATTTAAAACAAGAAATGGTGGTTATACTAGAATTTTAAAATTAGATAACCGTCGTGGTGATAATGCACCAATGTGTATCATTGAGCTAGTTTAA
- the rplO gene encoding 50S ribosomal protein L15, translated as MKLHELKYTPGSKKEVTRVGRGMASGKGKTSTRGHKGQNSRSGGGVRPGFEGGQTPLFRRLPKIGFTSLNRKEFTILNLDTIEQLGLTEVNHKTLIEKKVIKSEKSLVKVLGNGKITKAVNVKVNKVSNSASEAIKAAGGTIEVI; from the coding sequence ATGAAATTACATGAATTAAAATATACACCAGGAAGCAAAAAAGAAGTTACACGTGTTGGACGTGGAATGGCTTCAGGTAAAGGGAAAACATCAACTAGAGGACATAAAGGACAAAATTCTAGATCTGGGGGAGGAGTTAGACCTGGATTTGAAGGGGGACAAACTCCACTATTTAGAAGATTGCCAAAAATTGGATTTACAAGTTTAAATAGAAAAGAATTTACTATTTTAAATTTAGATACAATTGAACAATTAGGATTAACAGAAGTTAATCACAAAACATTAATCGAAAAAAAAGTTATTAAATCAGAAAAAAGTCTAGTAAAAGTACTAGGTAATGGTAAAATAACAAAGGCAGTTAACGTAAAAGTTAACAAAGTATCAAACAGTGCTTCAGAAGCTATTAAAGCAGCTGGGGGAACTATAGAGGTGATTTAG
- a CDS encoding pyrroline-5-carboxylate reductase family protein: MKKVLFIGLGHMGSSLVRGILANPQITDEIYGYDAFKELQDKVTGELKTLKPLNNIIDIASENIDTIVIGTRPDAVEGLCNELKTIDLTGKTIVSMANAVSIEKLSNYLSGVDNLTIIRMMPNMNASLQQSVTAIAHNGNDQDSVEHVITLFESCGIVELVDEAKFGTLTAISGCLPAYVFTFFKAITDYAVEQGFDKEQAFRIVETAIIGSVRNGATSGKDLQTMIDQICVPNGSTIEGQKVLEQKGFGDILKECLKAADKKASH; the protein is encoded by the coding sequence ATGAAAAAAGTATTATTTATTGGGTTAGGACATATGGGTTCTTCATTAGTAAGAGGAATATTGGCAAACCCTCAAATTACAGATGAAATTTATGGTTATGATGCATTTAAGGAATTACAAGATAAAGTAACTGGTGAACTTAAGACATTAAAACCATTAAACAATATTATAGATATTGCATCAGAAAATATCGACACAATTGTGATCGGAACAAGACCTGATGCAGTGGAAGGATTATGTAATGAATTAAAAACAATTGATTTAACAGGAAAAACAATTGTTTCAATGGCAAATGCAGTCAGCATTGAAAAATTATCAAATTATTTAAGTGGAGTTGATAATTTAACAATCATTAGAATGATGCCAAATATGAACGCATCATTGCAACAATCAGTAACAGCAATTGCACATAATGGCAATGACCAAGATAGTGTAGAACATGTAATAACATTATTTGAGTCATGTGGAATTGTAGAATTAGTTGATGAAGCTAAATTTGGAACATTAACAGCAATTTCTGGTTGTTTACCTGCATACGTATTTACTTTCTTTAAAGCAATTACAGATTATGCAGTTGAACAAGGTTTTGATAAAGAACAAGCATTTAGAATTGTTGAAACTGCAATTATTGGAAGTGTTCGAAATGGAGCAACTTCTGGTAAAGATTTACAAACTATGATTGATCAAATTTGTGTACCAAATGGATCAACAATTGAAGGTCAAAAAGTATTAGAACAAAAAGGGTTTGGTGACATTTTAAAAGAATGTCTTAAAGCTGCAGATAAAAAAGCATCACATTAA
- the infA gene encoding translation initiation factor IF-1, with amino-acid sequence MAKEDYLEVDGIVLEVLPNATFKVKLENEIVIDAHVSGKIRMNYIRILPGDKVTVAISPYDPTRGRITYRFKNGK; translated from the coding sequence ATGGCAAAAGAAGATTATTTAGAAGTTGATGGTATCGTTTTAGAAGTGTTACCAAATGCTACATTTAAGGTGAAATTAGAAAATGAAATAGTTATCGACGCCCACGTATCTGGTAAAATCCGCATGAATTACATACGCATCTTACCAGGTGACAAAGTCACTGTTGCAATATCACCTTATGACCCAACACGTGGAAGAATTACATACCGTTTTAAAAATGGTAAATAG
- the map gene encoding type I methionyl aminopeptidase, which translates to MAITIKNSQQIEKMRIAGQVLGEAIYNLKQMIKPGINCLDLDKFFIDFITKHNCTSNFKGYYGYPAHICISINEQLIHGIPQDRILQKGDIVSIDTGCVYEGYHADSAFSVICGESIDKNYDKLLEVTEQSLYLAIEQVRAGVRIGTISSTVQNFVEEHGFQLPTDYSGHGIGLEMHEDPFVPNVGIKDTGMRLIPGMTICIEPMVQIGTNKTVVGDDDWTVSSADGSMTAHFEHTILVTEGEPEILTLFKPLGGE; encoded by the coding sequence ATGGCAATTACAATTAAAAATTCACAACAAATTGAAAAAATGAGAATTGCTGGACAAGTTCTAGGAGAAGCAATTTACAATTTAAAACAAATGATTAAACCAGGAATTAATTGTTTGGATTTAGATAAATTTTTTATTGATTTTATTACAAAACACAATTGTACAAGTAACTTTAAAGGATACTATGGTTATCCTGCACACATTTGTATTTCAATTAATGAACAATTAATTCATGGGATTCCTCAAGACAGAATCTTACAAAAAGGTGACATTGTTTCAATTGATACAGGTTGTGTTTATGAAGGCTATCATGCTGATAGTGCATTTAGTGTAATTTGTGGTGAATCAATTGATAAAAATTATGATAAACTATTAGAAGTGACTGAACAATCACTATATCTGGCAATTGAACAGGTAAGAGCCGGTGTGCGCATCGGAACTATTTCTTCTACTGTTCAAAATTTTGTTGAAGAACATGGTTTTCAATTGCCAACAGATTACTCTGGACACGGAATTGGCTTGGAAATGCACGAAGATCCTTTTGTTCCTAATGTGGGAATTAAAGATACAGGAATGCGTTTAATTCCAGGAATGACAATTTGTATCGAACCAATGGTTCAAATTGGTACAAATAAAACCGTAGTAGGAGATGATGACTGAACAGTGTCATCAGCTGATGGTAGCATGACAGCTCACTTCGAACACACAATTTTGGTCACTGAAGGTGAACCCGAAATTTTAACATTGTTCAAACCACTAGGAGGCGAATAA
- a CDS encoding type Z 30S ribosomal protein S14 — translation MAKKSLKVKQAKVQKFKVREYTRCGNCGRPHSVLRKFNLCRVCFRDLAYKGQIPGIKKASW, via the coding sequence ATGGCAAAAAAATCATTAAAAGTAAAACAAGCTAAAGTTCAAAAATTCAAAGTAAGAGAATACACACGTTGTGGAAATTGTGGTAGACCTCATTCAGTTTTAAGAAAATTCAATTTATGCCGTGTATGCTTTAGAGATCTAGCATACAAAGGACAAATCCCTGGTATTAAAAAAGCATCATGATAG
- the rplR gene encoding 50S ribosomal protein L18 — protein sequence MKYTKAEARKRRHYRVRSKVSGTSERPRLNVFKSNSYFYAQIVDDITGVTLVSSSSIKMGLKNGRNIEAAKAVAKDIAEKAKAKKISNVVFDRGGYLFHGKVKAFADAAKENGMKF from the coding sequence ATGAAGTACACTAAAGCAGAAGCAAGAAAAAGAAGACACTATAGAGTTAGATCTAAAGTGTCTGGAACTAGTGAAAGACCAAGATTAAACGTATTTAAATCAAACTCATACTTCTATGCACAAATTGTTGATGACATCACTGGAGTTACATTAGTGTCATCATCATCTATCAAAATGGGATTAAAAAATGGACGTAACATTGAAGCTGCAAAAGCTGTTGCAAAAGATATAGCTGAAAAAGCTAAAGCTAAAAAAATATCAAATGTAGTATTCGATCGTGGTGGTTATTTATTCCATGGAAAAGTTAAAGCTTTTGCAGATGCTGCAAAAGAAAACGGAATGAAATTCTAA
- the rpmJ gene encoding 50S ribosomal protein L36 gives MKVRSSVKKICDKCRVIRRKGRVMIICEQPKHKQRQG, from the coding sequence ATGAAAGTTAGATCATCTGTCAAAAAAATTTGCGATAAATGTCGTGTAATTAGACGTAAAGGCCGTGTAATGATTATTTGTGAACAACCAAAACATAAACAACGTCAAGGTTAA
- the rplF gene encoding 50S ribosomal protein L6, with protein MSRIGNRILTIPAGVEVKVETNNVVTIKGSKGELTQTFSPLIEIKVEGAQLSTVRKNEQKHTKQLHGTTNSLLQGMLTGVSEGFVKELEIVGVGYRAALAGNKINLSLGFSHPVEYTIPQGISVEIPKPTEIKISGISKQLVGEVAANIRGYRRPEPYKGKGVKYKNEKIIRKEGKAAGK; from the coding sequence ATGTCACGTATAGGAAACAGAATATTAACAATTCCAGCAGGTGTAGAAGTAAAAGTTGAAACAAACAATGTTGTAACTATTAAAGGATCAAAAGGAGAATTAACTCAAACTTTTTCTCCATTAATCGAAATTAAAGTTGAAGGTGCACAACTTTCAACTGTAAGAAAAAATGAACAAAAACATACAAAACAATTACACGGAACAACAAATTCATTATTACAAGGAATGCTAACTGGAGTTAGTGAAGGATTTGTAAAAGAACTTGAAATTGTTGGGGTTGGTTATCGTGCTGCATTAGCAGGAAACAAAATCAACTTATCATTAGGATTTTCTCACCCTGTGGAATATACAATTCCTCAAGGTATTAGTGTAGAAATTCCAAAACCAACTGAAATTAAAATTTCAGGAATCTCAAAACAATTGGTAGGAGAAGTTGCTGCAAACATTAGAGGATATAGAAGACCTGAACCATATAAAGGTAAAGGGGTTAAATACAAAAATGAAAAAATCATTAGAAAAGAAGGTAAAGCAGCTGGTAAGTAG
- a CDS encoding adenylate kinase, whose translation MNIILLGAPGSGKGTQSELLCEKKGFIQLSTGDLFRNNIANNTALGMEAQTFMNQGLYVPDEITNKMVEAYLEQTHDNLIFDGYPRTVDQSVELDKMLSNLGQTIDKVIYFEIDNSVLMERLTGRLICQICKRSYHKVNRKPLKEGVCDFDGGDLITRPDDQEDKIKTRLEVYNTQTAPLIDFYQAKLTKVDATNKSVEQLYELLVEALNQ comes from the coding sequence ATGAACATTATTTTACTTGGAGCTCCTGGTAGTGGAAAAGGAACTCAATCTGAATTATTATGTGAAAAAAAAGGTTTCATTCAACTTTCAACAGGAGATTTATTTCGAAATAACATTGCAAATAATACTGCTTTAGGAATGGAAGCTCAAACTTTTATGAATCAAGGGCTTTATGTACCTGATGAAATTACCAATAAAATGGTAGAAGCTTACCTAGAACAAACTCACGATAATCTTATTTTTGATGGTTATCCAAGAACAGTTGATCAATCAGTAGAATTAGACAAAATGCTAAGCAATTTGGGACAAACTATTGATAAAGTAATTTATTTTGAAATTGACAATTCAGTGTTAATGGAAAGACTAACTGGAAGATTAATATGTCAAATTTGTAAAAGAAGTTATCACAAAGTTAATAGAAAACCTTTAAAAGAAGGCGTTTGTGACTTTGATGGAGGAGACTTAATTACAAGACCTGATGATCAAGAAGATAAAATCAAAACAAGATTAGAAGTTTACAATACTCAAACAGCACCTTTAATTGACTTTTATCAAGCAAAATTGACAAAAGTTGATGCAACAAATAAAAGTGTTGAACAATTGTATGAATTATTAGTAGAAGCTTTAAATCAATAA
- the rpsE gene encoding 30S ribosomal protein S5, which yields MAEDKKVVAPAEVKAEAVKHEKSEKQAGPRDNKNFNNDRKPNSDRPRRDNNRFGRNREDNPFEEKVVTINRVTKVTKGGRRFRFAAVVVIGDKKGRVGLGTGKANEVPDAIKKAIKEARKSLVRVPLAGTTVPHDIIGHFGSGKVLIKPAKKGTGVIAGGPARAVIELAGISDVYTKSLGSNTPINMIRATLEGLKEMQTAEQIAKLRGTQVEKKAEAPKA from the coding sequence ATGGCAGAAGACAAAAAAGTAGTTGCTCCAGCTGAAGTTAAAGCTGAAGCAGTAAAACACGAAAAATCAGAAAAACAAGCAGGACCAAGAGATAACAAAAACTTCAACAACGATAGAAAACCAAATTCAGATCGTCCAAGAAGAGATAACAATAGATTTGGCAGAAATAGAGAAGACAATCCTTTTGAAGAAAAAGTTGTAACAATTAATCGTGTTACAAAAGTTACAAAAGGGGGAAGAAGATTTAGATTTGCAGCTGTTGTTGTTATTGGAGATAAAAAAGGTAGAGTTGGTTTAGGTACTGGAAAAGCAAACGAAGTTCCAGATGCTATTAAAAAAGCTATCAAAGAAGCAAGAAAATCATTGGTTAGAGTTCCATTAGCTGGAACAACTGTTCCTCACGACATCATTGGACATTTTGGGTCAGGTAAAGTATTAATTAAACCTGCAAAAAAAGGAACTGGTGTTATTGCTGGGGGACCTGCTCGTGCTGTTATCGAATTAGCTGGAATTTCAGATGTTTATACAAAATCACTTGGATCAAATACACCAATCAATATGATTAGAGCTACATTAGAAGGTTTAAAAGAAATGCAAACAGCAGAACAAATTGCAAAATTAAGAGGAACTCAAGTTGAAAAGAAAGCTGAAGCACCAAAAGCTTAA
- the rpsK gene encoding 30S ribosomal protein S11, which produces MANPKQNNNRKKVKKNIAKGIAHIHSTFNNTIVTVSDEQGNVLSWSSAGALGFKGSKKSTPYAAQMIAEAAGKGAMDNGVRTISVEVKGPGPGRDAAVRSLQGIGLEITSIKDTTPIPHNGVRPRKRPRG; this is translated from the coding sequence ATGGCAAACCCAAAACAAAATAATAACCGTAAAAAAGTTAAAAAGAATATTGCTAAAGGTATAGCTCACATTCACTCAACTTTCAATAATACAATTGTAACTGTTTCTGACGAACAAGGTAATGTATTATCTTGATCAAGTGCTGGAGCTTTAGGGTTCAAAGGAAGCAAAAAATCAACACCATATGCTGCTCAAATGATTGCAGAGGCAGCAGGTAAAGGTGCAATGGATAACGGAGTAAGAACAATCTCAGTAGAAGTTAAAGGTCCAGGACCTGGAAGAGATGCTGCTGTAAGAAGCTTACAAGGTATCGGTTTAGAAATCACATCAATTAAAGACACAACACCAATCCCTCATAATGGTGTACGTCCTAGAAAACGCCCAAGAGGATAA
- a CDS encoding DNA-directed RNA polymerase subunit alpha, protein MKQFARPEFTLLKEEKDRNYGEFKVEPLERGFGITLGNAIRRTLLSSTPGASVYAIKITGAAHEFTSIEGIVENVSRIILNLKKLALRIDTNMFADDEVVELSIKSSKVGVVTAGEIELPTGVQIVNKDLTICTIADGGVLDLTLFAKNSRGYRSFKDNKKEKLVADAITIDSNYSPIVQVAYEVDATKIGKSVDLEKLILKVETDGTITASDAVATASKILVEHLQFFVNLNEEINELNVIGVTSEEDEKELDRVIEDLDFTQRSLNCLKRANINTLRDLVSRSEDDIQEIRNLGRKSLKEIKDKVVQLGLTFKQD, encoded by the coding sequence ATGAAACAATTCGCTAGACCAGAATTTACATTATTAAAAGAAGAAAAAGACAGAAATTATGGGGAATTTAAAGTAGAACCTTTAGAAAGAGGTTTTGGTATTACTTTAGGTAATGCTATTAGAAGAACTTTATTAAGTTCAACACCAGGAGCTTCAGTTTATGCAATTAAAATCACTGGAGCTGCACATGAATTTACATCAATTGAAGGAATCGTTGAAAACGTAAGTCGAATCATTTTAAATCTAAAAAAATTAGCTTTAAGAATTGATACAAACATGTTTGCCGATGATGAAGTTGTTGAATTATCAATTAAATCTTCAAAAGTTGGAGTAGTAACAGCTGGAGAAATTGAATTGCCAACTGGTGTGCAAATTGTCAATAAAGACTTAACTATTTGTACTATTGCTGATGGAGGAGTTTTAGACTTAACTTTATTTGCAAAAAATTCAAGAGGTTATAGATCATTTAAAGATAATAAAAAAGAAAAATTAGTAGCTGATGCTATTACTATTGATTCAAATTATTCTCCAATTGTACAAGTTGCTTACGAAGTTGATGCAACTAAAATTGGAAAATCAGTTGATTTAGAAAAATTAATTTTAAAAGTTGAAACAGATGGAACTATCACTGCAAGTGATGCTGTTGCTACAGCTTCAAAAATCTTAGTTGAACATTTACAATTCTTTGTAAACTTAAACGAAGAAATTAATGAACTAAATGTAATCGGTGTAACAAGTGAAGAAGATGAAAAAGAATTAGACAGAGTAATTGAAGACTTAGACTTTACTCAAAGATCTCTAAACTGTCTAAAAAGAGCAAACATCAATACTCTACGTGATTTAGTTTCACGTAGTGAAGATGATATCCAAGAAATTAGAAACTTGGGTAGAAAATCATTAAAAGAAATTAAAGATAAAGTAGTTCAATTAGGACTAACTTTTAAACAAGACTAG
- the rpsH gene encoding 30S ribosomal protein S8: protein MTTDVIADMLTRIRNANQRFHKEVVIPGSKVKLEIANILKKEGFIEDFKVADDFKKDITISLKYRGKTRVIKGLKRISKPGLRVYSHATEIPQVLNGLGIAIVSTSHGIMTDKEARQQNAGGEVLAFVW from the coding sequence ATGACAACAGACGTTATTGCAGATATGCTTACAAGAATTAGAAATGCAAACCAAAGATTCCACAAAGAAGTGGTTATTCCAGGAAGCAAAGTAAAATTAGAAATTGCAAACATATTAAAAAAAGAAGGATTCATTGAAGACTTCAAAGTAGCTGACGACTTTAAAAAAGACATCACAATCAGCTTAAAATACAGAGGGAAAACAAGAGTTATTAAAGGCTTAAAAAGAATTTCAAAACCAGGATTAAGAGTTTACTCACATGCAACAGAAATCCCACAAGTTCTTAACGGATTAGGAATCGCTATTGTTTCAACTTCACACGGAATTATGACAGATAAAGAAGCTCGCCAACAAAACGCTGGTGGAGAAGTTCTTGCATTTGTTTGATAA
- a CDS encoding sulfite exporter TauE/SafE family protein, translating to MNKFESELYSQDSVIDSQVSKIEEIRQKIVSSQQELSNAIVESSRLNDELQKQKMANSGELKNLEKSNKEIYLNALKAYKDDLLKAKELHKANIAQLKKSQFNEQNLQSVLKAKEVLNAQLLEIKQEKIAKLANKDVNKVKVKDRYWFNIQKAKKAYKAVVLDNTKTGVIKKEKMRYEAELESIFEKHKQELLETKNKYLTSKKSISKALFIFIPILVVAVVIAVTLSLNYLVYLPNQDKDFNITDSKYLIAFAICMMLVVIALITSVVIGLDAKTNLAKERKMSMKKGILTGWFVGFLELFGIGAFAPTISISNAIGLIEDDKKIPGTLNAGYVLSVILQALIMIAVVEVDTLTLVSLIIASIVGSYLGATVANKVNKLTIKLIMSIVLYISAILMILNHPHIQALPMGDGATVLPFNEFKIYVAIFAFLVLGVLMSFGVGLYAPALVVISMLGMDGMAAYPIMMGACAFLMPVASFKFIKDKNYSPKLSVALEMGGILGTFTSYLFLFIGIKYLLGLPDTQFKAVLQWIVIVVIIYSAVTMTLDYIKITSKNREIKYRALSQEYKA from the coding sequence ATGAACAAATTTGAAAGTGAACTGTATTCACAAGATAGTGTTATTGATAGTCAAGTTTCCAAAATCGAAGAGATAAGACAAAAAATTGTTTCATCTCAGCAAGAACTATCAAATGCTATTGTTGAGTCATCTCGACTTAATGATGAATTACAAAAACAAAAAATGGCAAACAGTGGGGAATTAAAAAATCTAGAGAAATCAAATAAAGAAATATATTTAAATGCTTTAAAAGCATATAAAGATGATCTTTTAAAAGCAAAAGAATTACATAAAGCAAATATTGCTCAGCTGAAGAAAAGCCAGTTTAATGAACAAAACTTGCAAAGTGTTTTAAAAGCAAAAGAAGTTTTAAATGCTCAATTGCTTGAAATAAAGCAAGAAAAAATAGCAAAGTTAGCAAACAAAGATGTAAATAAAGTAAAAGTAAAAGATAGATATTGATTTAATATTCAAAAAGCTAAAAAAGCTTATAAAGCAGTAGTATTGGACAATACTAAAACAGGAGTAATTAAAAAGGAAAAAATGCGCTATGAAGCAGAATTGGAAAGCATTTTTGAAAAACATAAACAAGAATTATTAGAAACAAAAAATAAGTATTTAACGTCAAAGAAAAGTATTTCAAAAGCATTATTTATTTTTATACCAATTTTAGTAGTTGCAGTCGTGATTGCAGTTACTTTATCATTAAATTATTTAGTATATCTTCCAAATCAAGATAAAGATTTTAATATTACAGATTCAAAATACTTAATTGCATTTGCAATTTGTATGATGTTAGTTGTAATTGCTTTAATTACAAGTGTTGTAATTGGACTTGATGCAAAAACAAATTTAGCAAAAGAAAGAAAAATGTCAATGAAAAAAGGAATTTTAACAGGATGATTTGTTGGATTCTTAGAATTATTTGGAATTGGAGCATTTGCACCAACAATTTCAATTTCGAATGCAATTGGATTAATTGAAGATGATAAAAAAATTCCAGGAACATTAAATGCGGGATATGTCTTATCTGTTATTCTTCAAGCTTTAATTATGATTGCTGTTGTTGAAGTTGATACTTTAACACTAGTGTCATTAATTATTGCTTCAATTGTTGGAAGTTATTTGGGAGCAACAGTTGCAAACAAAGTAAACAAACTAACAATTAAATTGATCATGTCAATTGTTTTATATATTAGTGCAATTTTAATGATTTTAAACCACCCTCACATTCAAGCATTACCAATGGGAGATGGAGCAACTGTGCTACCATTTAATGAATTTAAAATCTATGTAGCAATTTTTGCATTCCTAGTTTTAGGAGTATTAATGAGCTTTGGAGTAGGTCTATATGCACCAGCACTTGTTGTAATTTCAATGTTGGGAATGGATGGAATGGCAGCTTATCCTATTATGATGGGTGCATGTGCCTTTTTAATGCCAGTGGCATCATTTAAATTTATCAAAGATAAAAACTATAGTCCTAAATTATCTGTTGCTCTTGAAATGGGAGGAATTTTAGGTACATTTACTTCATATTTATTCTTATTTATTGGAATTAAATATTTATTAGGATTACCAGATACTCAATTTAAAGCAGTATTACAATGAATTGTAA
- the rpsM gene encoding 30S ribosomal protein S13, producing MARINGVEIPNEKRVVIALTYIYGIGLSTSQKILEAAKVSEDIRVKDLSEDNIKTISQEIAKFKTEGDLRRETALNIKRLMEIGSYRGMRHRKGLPVRGQSTKQNARTRKGPRKTVANKKK from the coding sequence ATGGCTCGTATAAATGGGGTAGAAATACCTAATGAAAAAAGAGTAGTTATCGCTCTAACTTACATTTATGGTATTGGTTTATCAACATCACAAAAAATCCTAGAGGCTGCAAAAGTTAGCGAAGATATCAGAGTTAAAGATTTATCAGAAGATAACATCAAAACAATCTCTCAAGAAATTGCAAAATTTAAAACTGAGGGAGATTTAAGAAGAGAAACAGCATTAAACATTAAGCGTTTAATGGAAATTGGAAGTTACAGAGGAATGAGACACAGAAAAGGACTACCTGTGCGTGGACAATCTACAAAACAGAATGCACGTACAAGAAAAGGTCCAAGAAAAACTGTAGCTAACAAGAAAAAATAG